From the genome of Mycobacterium kansasii ATCC 12478:
GCGCGCGGCGTGCCACCACAGCGCGGCCGAGCCGGTAGCCACCATCAGGCAGCAGGATGCGCACGGCCGGCCGACCGGCCACCCGATCCCCGCCGCGGTCACCACCCAACTGGTCAGCGCGGCCGGAACCAGGCGCACATCCAGCCGCGCCGCAGCGCCGGGAACGGGGTCGACGGGCCCGGTCAGGGGGTGCACCGGCGTCAGACACGGACCAGGGACCGCAGTTTTTCCAGCCGCGCCGGGCCGATGCCGTCGACGTCGGCGAGCTGGTCGACGCTGGTGAACCTGCCGTTGGCCTGCCGCCACGCGACGATCGCGGCGGCGGTGACCGGGCCGACGCCGGGTAGCGTGTCCAGCTGCTCCACCGTCGCGGTGTTCAGATCGAGCACCTCGGCCGGCTTGGAGCTCGGCTGGGTGCCCGGATGAGGAGCGCCGGAAGTGGCCGGTCCCGGCGCCGGGGTGCCCGCGCCGATCGAACTGCGCAGCGTAATCGGTTGCCCCGGAACCGGCGCCAGCCCGACCACGATCTGTTCCCCGTCGACCAGCTGGCGAGCCATGTTCAGGGCGATGGTGTCCGCACCGTCGACCGCGCCGCCGGCGGCCTGCAGGGCGTCGGCGATCCGCGCACCCGGAGCCAAGGTGACCAGTCCCGGGGTGTGCACCAGTCCGACGACGCTGACCACCACCGGCCGGTCCGGGCCGGGCGGCTGCCCCGGGGTCGCCGACGGTCTCGGGCCGCTTCCCGACGGCCCTGAAACCCGTTCCACCGCGGGAAGTTTGGCCGACATTACCGGAGCAGGCCGGTCGCGCAGCAACGTGAACACGGTGACCAGTACCGCAAGGGCCGCGACCAGCGCCAACGCGATGGCACCGGCACGTCCCGGATCTGCGCGCACCTTGGCCAGCCATCCATGGCTGCCGGTTGTCGCCGGAAGCCAGCGCGGCAACAGCGAGTTCGGGTCGTCGTCCGGGCCTTCATCGGCGCTCTCGGCTTCGACGGCAGCCGGGTTGGCGGCCGGCCGGCAATCCGGGTCGGCGCCAAGCCGGCGATGCAAGCGCTCGGCAGGCAGTTCAGTTCGCATGGCGCCGACGGTAGGTGCGTCGACCGCCACCACGATCCCCGACCACCGCGTCGCGACGCCTGTCTGTGGATGAAACCAGGGCTGTGAATGCGTGACCTCATCCGTACCGTCCGCGGCCTATCACATTTGGCTCGCCGGCTCCCTCTGGTGGCGGCGCGACCGAGGCTGACCACGGCCGCGCCACCCCGGTTGACGTTCGGCCCCGCCCGACGCCTAACGTGCAGGGCAGGATTGCCGGTGGCCATGCGGATGGTTCCAGCTCCACGAGGGGCACGCACCGGCGGTCACCCGACACAGGAGGCTACCGATGAAGCTGGCGCTGACGACCGACGAAGCCGCCTTCCGCGACGAGCTTCGCACCTTCTACACCACGCAGATCCCCCAAGACATTCGTGACCGGGTGCGCCGCGGCGACTCGCTGAGCAAGGACGACATCGTCGGCTGCCAGAAGATCCTCAACGATCACGGGCTGGCGGTACCGAATTGGCCGGTCGATTGGGGCGGTAAGGACTGGACACCCACCCAACACCAAATCTGGGCCGACGAGATGCAACTGGCGTGTGTCCCGGAACCGCTGAACTTCAACACCAAGATGGTGGGGCCGGTGATCGCCGAATTCGGCTCCCAGGAGATCAAGCAGCGGTTCCTGCCGCCGACGGCCAGCATCGACATCTGGTGGTGCCAGGGCTTCTCGGAGCCGGAGGCGGGTTCCGACCTCGCCTCGCTGCGCACCACCGCGGTCCGCGACGGCGACAGTTACGTGGTCAACGGACAGAAGACGTGGACGACGCTGGGCCAGTACGCGGACTGGATTTTCTGCCTGGTGCGCACCGACCCGCAAGCGCCCAAACGCCAGGCCGGCATCTCGTTTCTGCTCATCGACATGGCCACGCCCGGCATTACCCTGCGGCCGATCAAGACGATCGACGGCGGCCACGAGGTCAACGAGGTCTTTTTCTCCGACGTCCGGGTACCCGTCGATCAGCTTGTCGGACAAGAGAATCAGGGTTGGACATACGCGAAGTTCCTGTTGGGCAACGAGCGCACCGGAATCGCCGGGGTGGGCCGCACCAAGGTGCGCCTGGCCGAGGTGAAAAAGCATGCCGCGCAGACGGGCTTGCTGCACGATCCGCTGTTCGCGGCACGACTGGCCGAAGCCGAAAACGAGCTGCTGGCACTGGAACTCACCCAGGCCCGGGTGGTGTCGGACTCCGCAGACGGTAAGCCGAACCCGGCATCGTCGGTGCTCAAGCTCCGCGGCAGCCAACTGCAACAGATCGCCACCGAGTTACTGGTCGAGGTGGCCGGTCCCGATGCGCTGCCGGCAGACGGCTCCCACGGCGACGAGATCGCTTCGCCGACTTGGGCACAAACCAGCGCGGCCCGCTACCTCAACTACCGCAAGACGTCCATCTACGGCGGCAGTAACGAAGTGCAGCGCAACATCATCGCGTCCACCATTCTGGGATTGTGAGGCAGTCATGGATTTTCAGCTGAGCCACGAGCAGACGCTGCTGCGTGACACCACCCGCGACCTGTTGTCGCGCAGTTACGACGCGGAGAGCCGCAACAAGGTCATCGGCACCGAGCTCGGCTGGAGCCGCGAGGTGTGGAGCCAACTCGCCGACACCGGGATCTTGAGCCTCGGATTCGACCCGGCCGAGTCCGGGCAGATCGAGATCATGGTCGTGATGACCGAAGTCGGGCGGCGGCTGGCGCCCGAACCCGTGGTACATGCCGCGCTGGCACCGGGTGCGCTCATCGCCGAGCTGGGCAACGACGCACAGCTACAGCTGCTCGACGACGTCGCCGCCGGGCAGCTGCTGCTGGCGTTCGCGCACCAGGAGCCCGGCCACCGGACGCCATCCGCCGATATCTCGACTCGCGCTGTGCGGCAAGGAGATTCGTGGCTGCTCAGCGGACATAAGAATCCGGTGCTGGCCGGTGACTGCGCCGACACGCTGGTGGTCAGCGCCGCACTGCCCGACGGTGGCGTGGGGTTGTTCCTGGTCGACGCCGAGACTGTCACCCGGCACCCGTACCCGACATTCGACGCCCACCGCGGCGCCCAGATTGACCTGGACCAGACGCCCGGTGAACCTCTGGGCGAGGCCGCTGAAGACGCGTCATCGGCGATCCGCGACGCCATCATTCGCATCCAGTCGGCATTGTGCTCGGAAGCGGTCGGCGCGATGTCCGAAGCCCTGCGCCTGACCACCGATTACCTCAAGACCCGCAAGCAATTCGGCGTCACGCTCAACAAGTTCCAGGCGCTGACCCAGCGTGCCGCCGACATGTACGTCTCGCTGGAAATGGCCCGCAGCATGGATCTCTACGCAGCGATGTCGATCGCCGACGGCAACCTCGACCCGCTGATCGCGTCCCGGGCCAAGCTGCAGGTGGGCCGGTCCGCCCGCCACATCGCGCAGGAGTCGATCCAGTTGCACGGCGGCATCGGAATGACCGCGGAATATCCGGTGGGACACTACGCGGCCCGGCTCACCGCGATCGAGCACACTCTGGGTTCCGCCCAGGACCACCTGCACGTCCTCATCGACCACCTCGGCGACTACGAGCTTGTCCGGCTTTGAGCCAGCCGCCAACACGGGTGGCCGAACCGCCGTATCGGCGACATGACCGCGCTGACCTGGCTCGGTGTACCCGGAGATGAGCGCGCATGGACCGCACTCGGATTCACTGTCGACGACCGCGAGATCCAAATCGGCCGGGTGTGCTGTGCGCTCACCGACGAGCGTTGCTGGGGTTTCGACGAAACCCACGGCGACGCAGCAATTCTCGGGATCCCGACCACGGTTCGCCCGGCACTTGCCGGTGCGGTGCACCCGTGCGGGGTGACGCACGTCGACCACGTCGTGTATACGGTGCCCGACTTGGACACCGGAACCACCGCTCTCACAGCGACATTGGGCACCCCGCCGCGCCGCCGCTTTCATCCGCGTGGGCCAGACGGTCCGGAAATGGCGTTCTACCGTGTTGGCGAGGCATTCATCGAGGTGGTGGCCAGCGGTGCGGAGCCGGCGCTGATCGGGCTGGCATTGCGTTCTCCTGACCTGGATGCCACCGTGAGCGCGATCCGGGCCGCCGGTGGCCCGATCTCGGACCCGAAGCCCGCGGTCCAAGGCGGTCGCATCGCAACGGTATGGCACGGCCACCTGGACTGGGGTCTGGCGATCATGGGGCCATAGGAATTTCAGGATCGCTGCCCGGCCGCGCAACTGAAGCGGCGAGTGACGGGGAGCGATCGCGGCAATAATGGGTCCCGTCGCAGCGGCAGATGTGCCTTCGAAAGCGCAGACCGTCCGCTGCGGGTAATCAAAGTGAACCACCGGAAACATCGGCCGAATACGAGCTTGCCAGACTGTAGTAAGTAACGGTGGCAAGTCC
Proteins encoded in this window:
- a CDS encoding acyl-CoA dehydrogenase family protein, producing MDFQLSHEQTLLRDTTRDLLSRSYDAESRNKVIGTELGWSREVWSQLADTGILSLGFDPAESGQIEIMVVMTEVGRRLAPEPVVHAALAPGALIAELGNDAQLQLLDDVAAGQLLLAFAHQEPGHRTPSADISTRAVRQGDSWLLSGHKNPVLAGDCADTLVVSAALPDGGVGLFLVDAETVTRHPYPTFDAHRGAQIDLDQTPGEPLGEAAEDASSAIRDAIIRIQSALCSEAVGAMSEALRLTTDYLKTRKQFGVTLNKFQALTQRAADMYVSLEMARSMDLYAAMSIADGNLDPLIASRAKLQVGRSARHIAQESIQLHGGIGMTAEYPVGHYAARLTAIEHTLGSAQDHLHVLIDHLGDYELVRL
- a CDS encoding ComEA family DNA-binding protein encodes the protein MRTELPAERLHRRLGADPDCRPAANPAAVEAESADEGPDDDPNSLLPRWLPATTGSHGWLAKVRADPGRAGAIALALVAALAVLVTVFTLLRDRPAPVMSAKLPAVERVSGPSGSGPRPSATPGQPPGPDRPVVVSVVGLVHTPGLVTLAPGARIADALQAAGGAVDGADTIALNMARQLVDGEQIVVGLAPVPGQPITLRSSIGAGTPAPGPATSGAPHPGTQPSSKPAEVLDLNTATVEQLDTLPGVGPVTAAAIVAWRQANGRFTSVDQLADVDGIGPARLEKLRSLVRV
- a CDS encoding acyl-CoA dehydrogenase family protein; its protein translation is MKLALTTDEAAFRDELRTFYTTQIPQDIRDRVRRGDSLSKDDIVGCQKILNDHGLAVPNWPVDWGGKDWTPTQHQIWADEMQLACVPEPLNFNTKMVGPVIAEFGSQEIKQRFLPPTASIDIWWCQGFSEPEAGSDLASLRTTAVRDGDSYVVNGQKTWTTLGQYADWIFCLVRTDPQAPKRQAGISFLLIDMATPGITLRPIKTIDGGHEVNEVFFSDVRVPVDQLVGQENQGWTYAKFLLGNERTGIAGVGRTKVRLAEVKKHAAQTGLLHDPLFAARLAEAENELLALELTQARVVSDSADGKPNPASSVLKLRGSQLQQIATELLVEVAGPDALPADGSHGDEIASPTWAQTSAARYLNYRKTSIYGGSNEVQRNIIASTILGL
- a CDS encoding VOC family protein, with translation MTALTWLGVPGDERAWTALGFTVDDREIQIGRVCCALTDERCWGFDETHGDAAILGIPTTVRPALAGAVHPCGVTHVDHVVYTVPDLDTGTTALTATLGTPPRRRFHPRGPDGPEMAFYRVGEAFIEVVASGAEPALIGLALRSPDLDATVSAIRAAGGPISDPKPAVQGGRIATVWHGHLDWGLAIMGP